In one Misgurnus anguillicaudatus chromosome 1, ASM2758022v2, whole genome shotgun sequence genomic region, the following are encoded:
- the LOC129431705 gene encoding guanylate-binding protein 4-like isoform X2 produces MDKPVCLIDTESDGKLFVQQSALEILLKIEQPVVVVAVVGLYRTGKSYLMNRLAGKQTGFALGSTIESKTKGIWMWCVPHPKQKETTLVLLDTEGLGDVDKGDSKHDTKIFSLAVLLSSTIVLNSRGTIDNRAIEELQYVTELTEYIKIKSPDEVVDDSEFVKFFPSFIWAVRDFTLQLNINGQDTTEDEYLEFALKLKLGISTQANNYNLPRECIRKYFPSRKCFTFPFPTNPENVSYLETLDQADISKHFLEVTDRFSHFIFNQSQVKHLKDGHKVTGRVLGHLAKTYVETISSGAVPCLENAVIAMAMIENEGALQEGLEVYKSGMEKLRNSFPLELNEINAEHQCFNLMATQTFMKRCFRDNDGKYLTSLEEAINHEFDRYLLDNETASEGKCECIISCLSEQMTERITEGYYARPGGYDLFCRDLEDIVIQYNTQANKEVKSAEVLEKFLHEKAAITTSILQADNKLTENERRICEERERAVLLEQEIKSQEEKQRHLEEKMEIERQNNEERMRQVIQMMEDEMFLQKQETERAMESKLREKAALMEKGFQEKADKMSREINELKRKNAEAVAGTSRSYSQMIENQQRRHDQNMEALRQQHRQQMEQINRRPRCSTPRCSIQ; encoded by the exons ATGGATAAGCCAGTTTGCCTCATTGACACAGAGTCAGATGGGAAGCTGTTTGTACAGCAGTCAGCGCTGGAGATCCTGCTGAAGATCGAGCAGCCGGTGGTGGTGGTGGCTGTGGTCGGTCTCTATCGCACCGGGAAATCCTACCTGATGAATCGACTCGCCGGGAAACAAACAG GGTTTGCATTGGGCAGCACAATTGAGTCCAAGACAAAGGGCATCTGGATGTGGTGTGTTCCCCACCCCAAACAAAAAGAAACCACTCTGGTGTTGCTGGACACAGAGGGACTCGGAGATGTCGACAAG GGAGACTCAAAGCATGATACCAAGATTTTCTCTTTGGCCGTTCTTTTGAGTAGCACTATAGTCCTGAACAGCCGAGGAACTATTGACAACAGGGCCATAGAGGAACTGCA ATATGTCACTGAACTAACTGAGTACATCAAGATCAAATCACCTGATGAAGTTGTAGATGATTCAGAGTTTGTGAAGTTCTTCCCCAGTTTTATTTGGGCTGTGAGGGACTTTACTCTACAGCTGAACATCAACGGCCAAGACACAACAGAGGATGAATATCTGGAGTTTGCTCTGAAACTAAAGTTAG GTATTTCAACTCAAGCAAATAATTACAACCTTCCAAGAGAGTGCATTCGGAAATATTTCCCATCACGAAAATGTTTCACCTTCCCATTCCCAACCAACCCGGAGAACGTCTCATACCTGGAGACACTTGACCAGGCtgacatttcaaaacatttcttGGAGGTCACTGATCGTTTCAGCCATTTCATATTTAATCAGAGCCAAGTAAAACATCTGAAAGATGGACACAAGGTCACTGGTAGAG TTTTGGGTCATCTTGCGAAAACATACGTGGAGACCATCTCTAGTGGGGCTGTGCCATGTCTGGAGAACGCTGTGATCGCTATGGCCATGATTGAGAATGAGGGTGCATTGCAGGAGGGACTTGAGGTCTACAAGAGTGGAATGGAGAAGCTGAGGAACTCTTTCCCTCTGGAACTGAATGAAATCAATGCTGAACATCAGTGTTTTAATCTTATGGCTACACAAACCTTTATGAAACGCTGCTTTAGGGACAATGATGGGAAGTACTTGACATCTTTAGAG GAAGCCATCAATCATGAGTTTGATAGATATCTCTTGGACAATGAGACGGCTTCTGAGGGAAAATGTGAATGTATTATATCGTGTCTCTCTGAACAAATGACTGAAAGAATCACTGAAGGATACTATGCAAGACCAGGAGGTTATGATCTCTTCTGTCGCGACCTGGAGGACATTGTGATTCAGTACAACACACAGGCCAATAAAGAAGTCAAG AGTGCTGAGGTGTTGGAGAAGTTTTTACATGAAAAGGCGGCCATTACAACATCCATCCTGCAGGCTGATAATAAACTAACTGAAAATGAAAGAAGGATTTGTG aggagagagagagggcaGTCCTTCTGGAACAAGAAATTAAGTCCCAGGAAGAGAAGCAACGTCATCTGGAGGAGAAGATGGAGATTGAACGACAGAATAATGAAGAGAGAATGAGACAGGTCATACAGATGATGGAAGATGAGATGTTTCTCCAAAAACAAGAGACGGAGCGTGCGATGGAGAGCAAGTTAAGAGAAAAGGCCGCCCTGATGGAGAAAGGCTTTCAGGAGAAAGCAGATAAAATGTCTCGGGAGATAAACGAGTTAAAGAGGAAGAATGCTGAGGCAGTGGCGGGAACCTCAAGAAGTTATTCACAGATGATAGAAAATCAGCAGCGAAGACATGACCAAAACATGGAGGCGTTGAGGCAGCAGCATAGACAGCAGATGGAACAAATTAACAGGAGACCCAGATGTTCAACTCCACGCTGTTCTatacaataa
- the LOC129431705 gene encoding guanylate-binding protein 4-like isoform X3 — MLIMDKPVCLIDTESDGKLFVQQSALEILLKIEQPVVVVAVVGLYRTGKSYLMNRLAGKQTGFALGSTIESKTKGIWMWCVPHPKQKETTLVLLDTEGLGDVDKGDSKHDTKIFSLAVLLSSTIVLNSRGTIDNRAIEELQYVTELTEYIKIKSPDEVVDDSEFVKFFPSFIWAVRDFTLQLNINGQDTTEDEYLEFALKLKLGISTQANNYNLPRECIRKYFPSRKCFTFPFPTNPENVSYLETLDQADISKHFLEVTDRFSHFIFNQSQVKHLKDGHKVTGRVLGHLAKTYVETISSGAVPCLENAVIAMAMIENEGALQEGLEVYKSGMEKLRNSFPLELNEINAEHQCFNLMATQTFMKRCFRDNDGKYLTSLEQP; from the exons TTGATCATGGATAAGCCAGTTTGCCTCATTGACACAGAGTCAGATGGGAAGCTGTTTGTACAGCAGTCAGCGCTGGAGATCCTGCTGAAGATCGAGCAGCCGGTGGTGGTGGTGGCTGTGGTCGGTCTCTATCGCACCGGGAAATCCTACCTGATGAATCGACTCGCCGGGAAACAAACAG GGTTTGCATTGGGCAGCACAATTGAGTCCAAGACAAAGGGCATCTGGATGTGGTGTGTTCCCCACCCCAAACAAAAAGAAACCACTCTGGTGTTGCTGGACACAGAGGGACTCGGAGATGTCGACAAG GGAGACTCAAAGCATGATACCAAGATTTTCTCTTTGGCCGTTCTTTTGAGTAGCACTATAGTCCTGAACAGCCGAGGAACTATTGACAACAGGGCCATAGAGGAACTGCA ATATGTCACTGAACTAACTGAGTACATCAAGATCAAATCACCTGATGAAGTTGTAGATGATTCAGAGTTTGTGAAGTTCTTCCCCAGTTTTATTTGGGCTGTGAGGGACTTTACTCTACAGCTGAACATCAACGGCCAAGACACAACAGAGGATGAATATCTGGAGTTTGCTCTGAAACTAAAGTTAG GTATTTCAACTCAAGCAAATAATTACAACCTTCCAAGAGAGTGCATTCGGAAATATTTCCCATCACGAAAATGTTTCACCTTCCCATTCCCAACCAACCCGGAGAACGTCTCATACCTGGAGACACTTGACCAGGCtgacatttcaaaacatttcttGGAGGTCACTGATCGTTTCAGCCATTTCATATTTAATCAGAGCCAAGTAAAACATCTGAAAGATGGACACAAGGTCACTGGTAGAG TTTTGGGTCATCTTGCGAAAACATACGTGGAGACCATCTCTAGTGGGGCTGTGCCATGTCTGGAGAACGCTGTGATCGCTATGGCCATGATTGAGAATGAGGGTGCATTGCAGGAGGGACTTGAGGTCTACAAGAGTGGAATGGAGAAGCTGAGGAACTCTTTCCCTCTGGAACTGAATGAAATCAATGCTGAACATCAGTGTTTTAATCTTATGGCTACACAAACCTTTATGAAACGCTGCTTTAGGGACAATGATGGGAAGTACTTGACATCTTTAGAG CAGCCCTGA
- the LOC129431705 gene encoding guanylate-binding protein 4-like isoform X1 — protein MLIMDKPVCLIDTESDGKLFVQQSALEILLKIEQPVVVVAVVGLYRTGKSYLMNRLAGKQTGFALGSTIESKTKGIWMWCVPHPKQKETTLVLLDTEGLGDVDKGDSKHDTKIFSLAVLLSSTIVLNSRGTIDNRAIEELQYVTELTEYIKIKSPDEVVDDSEFVKFFPSFIWAVRDFTLQLNINGQDTTEDEYLEFALKLKLGISTQANNYNLPRECIRKYFPSRKCFTFPFPTNPENVSYLETLDQADISKHFLEVTDRFSHFIFNQSQVKHLKDGHKVTGRVLGHLAKTYVETISSGAVPCLENAVIAMAMIENEGALQEGLEVYKSGMEKLRNSFPLELNEINAEHQCFNLMATQTFMKRCFRDNDGKYLTSLEEAINHEFDRYLLDNETASEGKCECIISCLSEQMTERITEGYYARPGGYDLFCRDLEDIVIQYNTQANKEVKSAEVLEKFLHEKAAITTSILQADNKLTENERRICEERERAVLLEQEIKSQEEKQRHLEEKMEIERQNNEERMRQVIQMMEDEMFLQKQETERAMESKLREKAALMEKGFQEKADKMSREINELKRKNAEAVAGTSRSYSQMIENQQRRHDQNMEALRQQHRQQMEQINRRPRCSTPRCSIQ, from the exons TTGATCATGGATAAGCCAGTTTGCCTCATTGACACAGAGTCAGATGGGAAGCTGTTTGTACAGCAGTCAGCGCTGGAGATCCTGCTGAAGATCGAGCAGCCGGTGGTGGTGGTGGCTGTGGTCGGTCTCTATCGCACCGGGAAATCCTACCTGATGAATCGACTCGCCGGGAAACAAACAG GGTTTGCATTGGGCAGCACAATTGAGTCCAAGACAAAGGGCATCTGGATGTGGTGTGTTCCCCACCCCAAACAAAAAGAAACCACTCTGGTGTTGCTGGACACAGAGGGACTCGGAGATGTCGACAAG GGAGACTCAAAGCATGATACCAAGATTTTCTCTTTGGCCGTTCTTTTGAGTAGCACTATAGTCCTGAACAGCCGAGGAACTATTGACAACAGGGCCATAGAGGAACTGCA ATATGTCACTGAACTAACTGAGTACATCAAGATCAAATCACCTGATGAAGTTGTAGATGATTCAGAGTTTGTGAAGTTCTTCCCCAGTTTTATTTGGGCTGTGAGGGACTTTACTCTACAGCTGAACATCAACGGCCAAGACACAACAGAGGATGAATATCTGGAGTTTGCTCTGAAACTAAAGTTAG GTATTTCAACTCAAGCAAATAATTACAACCTTCCAAGAGAGTGCATTCGGAAATATTTCCCATCACGAAAATGTTTCACCTTCCCATTCCCAACCAACCCGGAGAACGTCTCATACCTGGAGACACTTGACCAGGCtgacatttcaaaacatttcttGGAGGTCACTGATCGTTTCAGCCATTTCATATTTAATCAGAGCCAAGTAAAACATCTGAAAGATGGACACAAGGTCACTGGTAGAG TTTTGGGTCATCTTGCGAAAACATACGTGGAGACCATCTCTAGTGGGGCTGTGCCATGTCTGGAGAACGCTGTGATCGCTATGGCCATGATTGAGAATGAGGGTGCATTGCAGGAGGGACTTGAGGTCTACAAGAGTGGAATGGAGAAGCTGAGGAACTCTTTCCCTCTGGAACTGAATGAAATCAATGCTGAACATCAGTGTTTTAATCTTATGGCTACACAAACCTTTATGAAACGCTGCTTTAGGGACAATGATGGGAAGTACTTGACATCTTTAGAG GAAGCCATCAATCATGAGTTTGATAGATATCTCTTGGACAATGAGACGGCTTCTGAGGGAAAATGTGAATGTATTATATCGTGTCTCTCTGAACAAATGACTGAAAGAATCACTGAAGGATACTATGCAAGACCAGGAGGTTATGATCTCTTCTGTCGCGACCTGGAGGACATTGTGATTCAGTACAACACACAGGCCAATAAAGAAGTCAAG AGTGCTGAGGTGTTGGAGAAGTTTTTACATGAAAAGGCGGCCATTACAACATCCATCCTGCAGGCTGATAATAAACTAACTGAAAATGAAAGAAGGATTTGTG aggagagagagagggcaGTCCTTCTGGAACAAGAAATTAAGTCCCAGGAAGAGAAGCAACGTCATCTGGAGGAGAAGATGGAGATTGAACGACAGAATAATGAAGAGAGAATGAGACAGGTCATACAGATGATGGAAGATGAGATGTTTCTCCAAAAACAAGAGACGGAGCGTGCGATGGAGAGCAAGTTAAGAGAAAAGGCCGCCCTGATGGAGAAAGGCTTTCAGGAGAAAGCAGATAAAATGTCTCGGGAGATAAACGAGTTAAAGAGGAAGAATGCTGAGGCAGTGGCGGGAACCTCAAGAAGTTATTCACAGATGATAGAAAATCAGCAGCGAAGACATGACCAAAACATGGAGGCGTTGAGGCAGCAGCATAGACAGCAGATGGAACAAATTAACAGGAGACCCAGATGTTCAACTCCACGCTGTTCTatacaataa